The DNA window taccataaatttaaaattagtttcttcatcataaaagaaattaaatacaCCTCGTTTGAGAAATGTAGAAACAATTAGTAACATTTTTCTATGAGCAATTAATCCTTAACGTGCCTTCTCCTTCAAGTTTCCAATTTGTCTACAACAATGGTACTTATCATCTTTTTCTTCACTACTTTATTTcccaatttaataataaaaattaatatttatactattattaattaattccCACTATGATATTTTCAATTTGTGATAAAAGAAGTATGTGTTTGTATTTTGTTTTTGTCATCAGAGTCTCTAGCTGATATGCTCTCTACAAGTACAAAGCATGGAAGGAAGAAATACAGTGCACAAATATCGAGACTCATTATGATGTTAATTATAATTTCTGCAACCCATTTGATGCTGTTTCCTTCTCGTCATTGATTAGTACTGTGACAGCCTGCATTCCATTTTTAGTCATTTCAATTTCACCTAACTATATGAGCTGTGAACAGACATTTGCAACTTCAAATCCTGCaatttatttaacttatttatttatttatttattgtgaaCAGACATGTCTTTTTTATAAGCAGGGATTCATAGATAAAAGAGTATTAGGGTTAATAATTTGATTAAGAAATTACTtgcatttattaaataaatgtaTTTCATTCTTATATATATATCTTATTACAATAAAGATATTGTACATTCTATAATAacatttacaaaatattttttctatctcatattttatatttgaaatttattttaatccTGTCATTTAAAAAAAAGTCTTTTGAGTCCTTTAATTATCTCAAAGGAATTATGTTAATTTGTAATTGTAAGATAGATGTCACATAGATAATAATCCTTCGACTCAAAGCAAAAACACATAATGCATGACTATACAACATTCACACATTCGAAGAACTCGTCCAAACCTCAGTGACAAAGACTACTTCAGACGTTCATAAAAGTTGTTATTTTACTTCAGATATAGATTTGATCTAGGAAGTTCTGCGTCATTCTTCAAAAAAGTTGTTGCTATTatttctgaaagacaaagttatgTTCTGATTAGCTCTGATGTTCATGCTATCATAACAAACTAGTTTCTAAACTACTCATCATaagaacaaagaaaagaaagtgatCTTTTCCAAGCTTACTACTTCAGATCATAAGTACATCATAtgaagataagatcaagaaactttcttaaaaaaattgagtacaaCGGTATGCTTGAACAAGTCACTATTACCAAGACGTTCATACTATTCAAAAGTTGTCTTCCACGCCATCATGCTAAAGCTGCATGCTACAAGCTAAGGAAGTAACGTGTTTTACTATCCAACATCTACACTTGATTCTATTCGTTGGAAAGTAACCGTTGGCTTTTAGAAAAGACTCTTTTATCCTTACAACGTCTCTTTCTCTGAAGGCTATAAAAAAAGATCAACAACTCAAAAGAAAAAGCTTGTTCGCTGCAACAACAAAAGTCAAAGATGTTGCTGGTTGCAAAATGCCAAAGCCAAAGATGTTGTTCGTCGCCAATGCTAAAGCTGCAATGCTACTGCTCAATGCAAATAAGCCAAAGCTCAAGTATTCAAAGCAAAGCGAAAGTTGTTGCAATATTATAGAAGCTGAAGCTAAAGgataaaaaaagaagagaaagaagattaCTACAAGATGCTACCCAACAACTATCAAATACATCTTTGTAGAATCATGTAAAAGCAAGAAGTTGTTGCTCATATCTTGctcaacacttttgtgttataTTTGTACTTAAACATTTGTGTAAATCTGCTTGATAGAAGCAAACATGTAAACACAAACATTAATCAATTTCTAttgattgttccttgagtgaCTATTCTTAATCTGTATACTCAAGAAGACTTTGACAATTTGTCATTGTGGGAAATCTTCTTTAGGGGACCAGTAGGGTCAGAATTCTTAAAGGATTTGTTGATCGTTATATCTCTTAGGGGACCAGTTGGGTCAAAATTCTTAAGAGTTCACTAACAGAATTGATCAATGTTTCGTTGTTAGTCACCGACAGTTggcccgtgcaattgtaatcatttatatgattagtggattaagtctttTTCTAAGGCAAAATCATCTTGGCGGGTGGACAAGATTAACATTTTCTAAGGGGAACCTGGATAATTGAATGTGTCATCTTTCTGTTTATTGCATTCGCAATTGTTTATCTTAAACGAATAATGTTTATAAAGAGAAaagttttgattagtggattcaaacccccctttcttgtgtttttctctaccttcaattTGTATCAGAGCCTGACTCTGTTATTGATTTTTGAATTGAACACTTAATCGTGTAGAGAGATCCACTTTGAGAATTGGCTGCAAAGGAAGAATGACTTATGTTCAAAGCCATTAAATCTTCATTAGAATTGAAAGTGATGAAGATAGTCATGATGTGAATTTTAATTATGACAGTGCAGTGGATGTAGCATTTTTAGACTCAAATGAATGCAATGataaatatatgaaaaatgataAGGAAAATACGTTAGATTTTGTTAGGATACAGAGGGAACCAGTCAAACACCAAATTACAAGGGGGATTTAAATGAGAGTGAAGTTGAAAGTGAATAATTTGAGAGTGGTTTTAAAACTAATGAGAAATATGtaccaaagaagaagaaataccCAATTATTTAATTTGCAGAAAACATGACAAACTATAAGTGGAAATTACAAACATATTCTAGTACGAAGTCTGATTTTAAGGAACCAATCAGAACATATGCAGTGTAGTCTGTAAGAAATTTTAAttcaataaaagtgacaaaaaAGAGTGAGGGTTATATGCAAATATGCTTGTTGGTGAAATGCTTACTATGCCAAATTACCAAATGAGAATATGAAGCAACTGGGGAAGGTGCTGGACATTCATAATTATGGTAGAGATTCCAATGTGAAAATTATAAGTACAAATTGTCTAATTAGGAGGATACAAAATTCTTTGGAAGATAATATTAATATGAAGATTAAGGAGATTAAGAAAAAGGCTCAAAGATAATGGACGATACATGTAAACAAAACAAAAGTTGTTAGGGAAAGGTATGCAGCTAGAGACATGATAGATGATTCATTCTTAGAGGAGTGTGAAAGATTTATGACTATTTTCATGAAATTCTATGATCAAATCATGGTTCAACGGTTGAATTTAATGTACAACTGATTAAAGATGATGAATTTGATAAGAGGCTCCATTTTGCAGAGATTGCACATTTATTATGCAACATGTATGGTGAATTTCAAATTGCAAACACATGATTGCATTAAATGGATGTTGTTAAAGGGGTTTTATGGATGAAATGTTTTCCATGCTATATGAAGATATGCAAACAGTTAAATGAATGttgaaaatgtatcattttaaatatCGTATATGAATGTAGAAAATGAATGAGTGAATGGTGATAAGCTGAATGAATGTTGTATATCTGAAATGTATCACTAGACAAAGGTACAAACTACAAAAAAAAACTGTCAATTAGACTAATGACACATTATGGTTCAATTTAGACAAACTATAGATAATGTATAAATTAATGACTACATATTGTAAATGTTGTTTCagtttgtgtctcaaataaagcatAGGGTAGACAACTACATCAATTAAAAAACTCACAACCTTCACCAAAAAATATAACATTACTCCAAATTCATTACATCAACTAACAAAACAACATTACAATAGTACATTACAACcatgaaaattcaaaataatttttttctcacaTTACAGTACATTACATAAGTAATTAACATCAAAACCATGAAAATGAACCTTGAGTATAAGATACGATACTAAAAATGGCATTTaacataaatttaatttttaaattagtttttatttctttCCAGTATGGATAAATGTTTAGTCTGTTAAAGTCCAATTAATTCAATCAATTAGTGAAGAGACTCTTTAAGAGGTATACTCGCCCCAGAGGTACATTGGATTGAGGCCACCCAACCATTAAAGTTTGTTGGCAAGGCCATAAGATCTATTTACGAATGTCTTTTGAAGTACACATACACTAAACCATAGATAAATCTCAAGTAcacacaattttaaaataaaaacttcacACTTAAGGCTTTCACTGACTTGAGCTTTAAAGTATTTGTCGATACACCCTTATCGTTGGACTAGAGCTAAAGACTATACTATAAATCACCATTAGGTCTTTGGACGATTTCAATATTTTCTTCTATCACGCGGGTTCTACCACTTAGGAAATAATGGCTTACCAATATGAATGATATAATTGTTGTATGAGAAGTATAATTGCCATTATAGTTTGGAGCTTTGGGACATAACTCTTGATGAAGTGATGTCTGGTCATTGGTGTATACACGGTCTCATGGATCTCTTTATTATCTAATGTTGGATATTCACCCTCTTCGTATTCCTAATCCAATTCAAAAGTATATAAGAGGGTAAgccatttctttttctctttatattttctcttattcTTCTATTCCGATCATTATTcctctgttttttttttgtattttattatcaCCATTGTCAAACTTTCTATGAGACTATTCTTAAAATCTTAAAGTCCCTACGTTAGGTATATGACATCATATTCACCAAGATTTTCATCCTTTTAAAGTTGCTTTCAGATCCTCTTTCAACAATATATTTGCAACGATATATTTGCACTCtgtattgttttgttttttctctattttttcttaTGTTTCTACATGTGACGAAGTCTCCCTCCCTAGGAGGTGGCACATAAAAAAAAGACAAAtaatgaaagagaaattttttACATGAAGGAAAGAAGAACATAAGCAAACCAAAGAAGTGTGtggggaagaagaagagaaatgttttGGGGAAAATTGTGGGTTGGAGTATTAATAGAACATAAAGCGAGGGGGCTCCCCACGTGACCTGAACGGTCACATTTTGCATGGGGTAGCCCCTCGCAAATTGCAAAAGCATTTTTAAACATTCTGCTCCTCTTGCATGCTTGTAAACGCGATGGGACTTGGGCTTGACACACTAACATGGATTGCCGTTTTACGAGGGGTATCCCTTCACCATTTAAACGGTCCCATTTTGTGACGTGTACCCTCTCGTTAAAAGTGCACCTATAACcgtttcaaattttaaattttttctctttttaatttttgCAAGGGGTAATCCCTCACtccttatttttcaaattttgttttttaatttgtgCTTTGTGAGGAGGTTTTCTCCAAACCATGTCAAATTTTTAGTGAGATATTGATCACCTCAGAAATTCCCCAAGGTATACAGCCTTTTTCTTATAgtaatctatttatttatttttttaacaaaagagAAGGTTAATTTATTACTATATGTCCTAAACCAAATTGAATTTCTCGGAGTATACAACCTTTTTCTTATAAtaacctatttatttatttttttaacaaaaaaaagtttaatttatTACTCTATATATACAATAacaatttgaaatttattattggttttaggGCATTTCACCTTGCCAACTCTACTTATCGTCACCAACTTATCGGatggttggcaagggaaaagtgcataaTACTTTGGGAGAATTACTTCACACTAGACCGCTCCCTACTGGCTGTTTAAAAGTATTAGTTGACATCAATTAAAACTCACAATCTTTGAGTATTTATTGTTTTTACACGCATTTTACGCACATTTGTTTTTACATGGTTATTTTAATAAGACTCCAACAAAATCCAAAGCAAAAGACAAGGAGCCTCCACGGAAAATCGAGTCAGTTGCATCAATAAAACAGGTACATcacaattatatgatatttatgcaTGAAAAATGTTAATTCGTGATCTTATATTTCACCTAACTAATTATATGATCTTTAATTAGATGCATGCTAAAGAGATTGAAGATGTCAGTAAGGGTAAGAAGCCTGAAAAGGTTGTTGCTAAGACCGCGGCTAAGAAAAAATCTAATCCCAGTAAGTTTAGGTCGTGCCTTTTAACTTCTTTAGAACTCTCTGATATTCCGCAAGGAAACACCCGTCTTGTACCTATGGAGGAAGATGTGTCTGGTATTGAGCATCAAGAAACAATTGGTATGGAGGATTTTGAACAAATTTTTGAACATACGCAATTAGGCCTCAGTGTTATTGATACATACATAAGGTATATCCGAtctaatttgtttaattaaatgAACAATTCATTTACTCATTTCAAATGTTAATGAGGTCTTTTATTTAAGGTTTTTGTATGAAAAATTGATGCACCCGACTGGATTGAGATTGAGGCAAAGATTCGCTTTCTTAGCTCCCTTCATTACCAACTTAGGGTTAATCATATCTAAATCGGATGAAGTCATGGCGTCTGTACTCAACCGTTTTATGGCCAGCATAAATTCAGAAAAGTTGTTCTTTTTACCGTTTAATACCGGCAACGCGTTAGACTTTAATTCTAAATCCatctattataatttttcatatttttacatTGTGTAGAAAGTTTTCATCTCACATTTGTTTTGCCTTACAGTGGACATTGGTTGTTGGTCGCGATTAATCCTATCAGTGAAGTTGTATATTTTCTGGATTCCTTACACAATCCAGTTAGTACATACGAAGCTATGAAGAATTTGgttgatacgtaagtgagattgttctaaatattcgtgtgtataattatttatttatgggaATTGTTTTAAATTATGCGTTTATGTTTTATTAGCGTTATACAAGTTTTTCGAGCACAAAGAGGAAGTCAAGTACCAAAGAGTAAAGCCAACAATATCACATGGATTCAAGTGGAGGTATATTAATTAATGTTTCAcaattttgattatataaataGTGATGATATATACGTGATAAAACTTAGGCCTTATCCATATTTTCTTTCCATGTGTAGTGTCCTGGGCAGCGTAATGAAGTAGATTGCGGTTTTTACATGTTgcagtttatgaaagaaattcttCTTTCGAATCAAATAGAGATTCCGTCCAAGGTATGGATTTCTAACTTAagagttattttaatatttaacacattatatttctcatataattaaatagttttaacttaaacataccatgttatattattttgtagTATTTTGACGACTTCAAGTGTGCTACTTACTCAAAATCTAAGTTGGATGAACTTAAGGAGGAATGGTGTCAATTCATGATTGAGTTGAAAGTTGTATAGGTATACTGAAATTTTACTataattgatgagaattttgagtatAGCCAAGTGCATGTTGCAATATTTGATTTATCTACATAGATTATTAAGTGATATGTAGGCCGTTTGAAATACATTCGTGGAAAATGTAGAATGGTTTTATATACACTAATGTAGAATGTTTTTCacctttatattattttgtttttggttttctgttATTCTGTTATGTGATTATAATGGTTAATTTGATGCAATTGCAGGATATTGAAGGGTACGTGAAGGTTAGCTGGCAAGAAGAAAAAGTAGATATTTAGCATCCTTTTGACTTGTGtaaaaaataacaatgttttGGATAATGCAATTGTTTTCATTGAATTGgatgtaattttgttgttgtttattaatatattcttagcatataaaaaattcaaagtttattcgtgtatatatatatatatatatatatatatatatatatatatatatatatatatatatatatatatatatatattcttagcatcttAGCTCTGAAAAAAggagtttctttttgttgtttatagGTGAAATTTGTAATGGTATATTGTACAGGTGCAAAATGTGGTGAAAACCTGGGGCAAGCCTTTTTTAAATAGATCCATTTAAAAATTTCGTGgacattagacagcgcttttaaagaGAAACGCTGCCTAAAAGCTATTTAAAAACTTTGTTTcagaaaagcgctgcctaaaggggGCCAGCGCATTTAAGAAAAAAGCGCTGGTTAAAGTGGTACATTAGCAGCGCTTGTGGGGAAAGCGCTACCTAAAggtggcctttagcagcgcttttaagaggctttttcttaaaaattgtttcagaaaagcgctgtctaaagggggtctttagcagcgctttatatataaaagcgctgtctaaagtagGCGTTTAACAGCGCTTTATAGGTAAAAGTGCTGACTAAAGGGTGCCTTTAGCAGCGTTTTCAAGGTGAAAAAAAGCGCTgcctttacctacggcagcggGGGAATAgatagcgcttttaagcgctgcctaaagccaaaaaaagcgctgtctatGTTCTTGTTTGGCGTAGTGCTAAACCAAATCAAATTTTCCTGGATATACATCCTTTTTCTTATATTAACCTATTTATTTACTCACTCCGTCTCATAATAGGtgtcatctttcttatttttatttgtctcaaattacttgtccatttagaataccaatgtgatatttattatttatttccactaacttacccttattatttattgtattttaattcatttaagtaatccactaccta is part of the Vicia villosa cultivar HV-30 ecotype Madison, WI linkage group LG2, Vvil1.0, whole genome shotgun sequence genome and encodes:
- the LOC131647281 gene encoding uncharacterized protein LOC131647281 isoform X1; translated protein: MHAKEIEDVSKGKKPEKVVAKTAAKKKSNPSKFRSCLLTSLELSDIPQGNTRLVPMEEDVSGIEHQETIGMEDFEQIFEHTQLGLSVIDTYIRFLYEKLMHPTGLRLRQRFAFLAPFITNLGLIISKSDEVMAGHWLLVAINPISEVVYFLDSLHNPVSTYEAMKNLVDTVIQVFRAQRGSQVPKSKANNITWIQVECPGQRNEVDCGFYMLQFMKEILLSNQIEIPSKYFDDFKCATYSKSKLDELKEEWCQFMIELKVV
- the LOC131647281 gene encoding uncharacterized protein LOC131647281 isoform X2; this translates as MHAKEIEDVSKGKKPEKVVAKTAAKKKSNPSKFRSCLLTSLELSDIPQGNTRLVPMEEDVSGIEHQETIGMEDFEQIFEHTQLGLSVIDTYIRFLYEKLMHPTGLRLRQRFAFLAPFITNLGLIISKSDEVMAGHWLLVAINPISEVVYFLDSLHNPVSTYEAMKNLVDTVIQVFRAQRGSQVPKSKANNITWIQVERNEVDCGFYMLQFMKEILLSNQIEIPSKYFDDFKCATYSKSKLDELKEEWCQFMIELKVV